A stretch of Mustela nigripes isolate SB6536 chromosome 6, MUSNIG.SB6536, whole genome shotgun sequence DNA encodes these proteins:
- the AMHR2 gene encoding LOW QUALITY PROTEIN: anti-Muellerian hormone type-2 receptor (The sequence of the model RefSeq protein was modified relative to this genomic sequence to represent the inferred CDS: deleted 1 base in 1 codon; substituted 1 base at 1 genomic stop codon), whose amino-acid sequence MVRSGSRPLLTLFPLMALPRWPWDMKHVLSLLLAAAFAPAFTPILNLPLSPPWATALPSRRTCVFFEAPGVRGSTKTLGKLLDAGPGPPRVIRCLYSRCCFGIWNLTQGRAQVEMQGCRDSDEPDCESPHCDLSPRAHPSPRSTLFTCSCVTDFCNANYSHLPPPGSPGTPGSQGRPTVPGESIWMALVLLGLFLFLLLGSSILALLQRKSCRVQGGSAPEPEPEPEPESGRDWSAELPELPELCFSQVIWEGGHSVVWAGQLQGKLVAIKAFSRRAVAQFQAERALYELPGLQHDHVVRFITASRGGPGRPPCGPLLVLELHPKGSLCHYLTQHTSDWGSSMRMALSLAQGLAFLHEERWQDGQYKPGIAHRDLSSQNVLIREDGSCAIGDLGLALVLPGLSQPPTWAPTQPRGPAAIMEAGTQRYMAPELLDKTLDLQDWGTALRQADVYSLALLLWEILSRCPDLWPDSRPPPFQLAYEAELGSTPSTCELWTLAVEERRRPCVPPTWHGFTTDPGGLRELLEDCWDADPEARLTAACVQQRLAALAYPQEARPFPESCAQGSPPLCPEDCLSGPPMAIPPCRPQXKGCYFSLQQGLCSGGPPTLCLTCKCAAYV is encoded by the exons ATGGTGAGGTCAGGTTCCAGACCTCTGCTGACCCTGTTTCCTCTTATGGCATTACCACGCTGGCCCTGGGATATGAAACATGTTTTGTCTCTCCTTTTGGCTGCTGCTTTTGCCCCTGCATTCACTCCTATTTTGaaccttcccctctccccaccctgggccACAGCACTCCCAAGCAGGCGGACCTGTGTGTTCTTTGAGGCCCCTGGAGTGCGGGGAAGCACAAAGACACTGGGGAAGCTGCTAGATGCAGGACCAGGGCCCCCCAGGGTTATCCGCTGCCTCTACAGCCGCTGCTGTTTTGGGATTTGGAACCTGACCCAAGGCCGGGCACAGGTGGAGATGCAAG GATGCCGAGACAGTGATGAGCCAGACTGTGAGTCCCCGCACTGTGACCTGAGCCCCCgagcccaccccagccccaggtccACCCTCTTCACCTGCTCGTGTGTCACTGACTTCTGCAATGCCAATTATAGTCAtctgcctcctccagggagccctgggaCTCCTGGCTCCCAGGGTCGCCCCACCGTCCCAG GCGAGTCCATCTGGATGGCGCTGGTGCTGCTGGGACTATTCCTGTTCCTCCTGCTGGGCAGCAGCATCCTGG CCCTGCTACAGCGAAAATCCTGCAGAGTGCAGGGTGGGTCAgcgccagagccagagccagagccagagccggAATCAGGCAGGGACTGGAGTGCTGAGCTGCCCGAGCTGCCTGAGCTGTGTTTCTCTCAG GTCATCTGGGAAGGAGGTCATTCAGTGGTGTGGGCTGGGCAGCTGCAAGGCAAACTGGTAGCCATCAAGGCCTTCTCCCGGAGGGCTGTGGCCCAGTTCCAAGCCGAGAGAGCGTTGTATGAGCTGCCAGGCCTACAGCACGACCACGTTGTCCGCTTTATCACCGCCAGCAGAGGGGGCCCTGGGCGCCCGCCCTGTGGGCCCCTACTGGTACTGGAACTACACCCGAAG GGTTCTCTGTGCCACTACTTGACCCAGCACACCAGTGACTGGGGAAGTTCCATGCGGATGGCACTGTCTCTGGCGCAGGGCCTGGCATTCCTCCATGAGGAGCGCTGGCAGGATG GCCAATATAAACCAGGGATCGCCCACCGAGATCTGAGTAGCCAGAATGTGCTCATTCGGGAGGATGGGTCATGTGCCATTGGAGACCTGGGCCTCGCCTTGGTGCTCCCtggcctctcccagcctcccaccTGGGCCCCTACTCAACCCCGAGGCCCCGCTGCCATCATGGAG GCTGGCACCCAGAGGTACATGGCGCCAGAGCTCTTGGACAAGACTCTGGACCTACAGGACTGGGGCACGGCCCTCCGACAAGCCGATGTGTACTCTCTGGCTCTGCTCCTCTGGGAGATCCTGAGCCGCTGCCCAGATCTGTGGCCGG ACAGCAGACCACCACCCTTCCAGCTGGCCTATGAGGCAGAACTGGGTAGCACTCCCAGCACCTGTGAGCTGTGGACCTTGGCGGTAGAGGAGAGAAGGCGGCCCTGTGTCCCACCCACCTGGCATGGCTTCACCACA gaccctggtggcCTGAGAGAGCTGCTGGAGGACTGTTGGGATGCGGACCCAGAAGCAAGGCTGACAGCAGCGTGTGTCCAACAGCGTCTGGCCGCCCTGGCCTATCCTCAGGAGGCCCGCCCCTTCCCAGAGAGCTGTGCCCAAGGCAGCCCACCTCTCTGCCCAGAAGACTGCCTCTCAGGCCCT CCCATGGCCATCCCCCCTTGTAGGCCTCAGTAGAAGGGCTGCTACTTCAGCCTCCAGCAAGGCCTTTGTTCCGGGGGTCCTCCCACACTGTGTCTCACCTGTAAATGTGCAGCTTATGTATAA